The proteins below are encoded in one region of Reichenbachiella sp. 5M10:
- a CDS encoding adenylate kinase, which yields MLNIVLFGPPGAGKGTQSEKLITQYNLAHLSTGDLFRKHLGEGTDLGKLAQKYMDDGNLVPDSVVIDMVKDKIASTSEAKGFIFDGFPRTVPQAEALDQMLNEFETSISGMVALDVPDDELKKRLLDRGKTSGRADDQNEDKINNRIKVYKDETLPVAKFYEGQGKFNKIHGVGSIDEIFNQIRTVVDQF from the coding sequence ATGCTAAACATCGTATTATTCGGCCCTCCCGGTGCGGGCAAAGGGACCCAGAGTGAAAAACTCATTACACAATATAATTTGGCTCACCTTTCGACAGGAGACCTATTTAGAAAACACTTGGGAGAAGGCACTGACTTGGGCAAACTCGCTCAAAAATACATGGACGATGGCAATTTGGTACCTGATTCTGTCGTGATCGACATGGTCAAGGACAAAATCGCCTCAACTTCAGAAGCTAAAGGCTTCATCTTTGATGGATTTCCACGTACCGTCCCACAGGCAGAGGCACTAGACCAGATGCTCAACGAATTTGAAACATCAATCAGCGGCATGGTCGCACTAGATGTACCAGACGACGAACTTAAGAAAAGACTCCTCGACAGAGGCAAAACGTCTGGCAGGGCAGATGACCAAAATGAGGACAAGATCAACAACCGGATCAAGGTCTACAAAGACGAAACCCTACCGGTAGCCAAATTCTATGAAGGCCAAGGTAAGTTCAATAAAATCCATGGAGTAGGATCCATCGACGAGATCTTCAACCAGATACGTACAGTAGTAGATCAGTTCTAA
- the hpt gene encoding hypoxanthine phosphoribosyltransferase: MVQIQDKKFKKYLSNEEIQSIVRDLAQQISQDYANKEVVLLGILNGSFMFLSDLVQEMSIDPEISFLKLASYSGEESTGNVKQLIGLDEDLDQKHVLIVEDIVDTGNTLEHIISSLENEGTESVKILTLFHKPDMYTKDITVDYIGKSIPNDFVVGYGMDYNGHGRTFKDLYQML; the protein is encoded by the coding sequence ATGGTCCAGATTCAGGATAAGAAATTCAAGAAATACCTCTCCAATGAGGAAATACAGTCGATAGTCAGAGACTTGGCACAACAGATAAGCCAAGATTATGCGAACAAAGAGGTCGTCTTGCTCGGCATATTGAACGGCTCCTTCATGTTCCTGTCAGATCTAGTACAAGAAATGTCCATCGATCCCGAAATCAGTTTTCTTAAACTGGCTTCCTACTCAGGAGAGGAATCCACAGGCAACGTCAAACAGCTCATCGGACTGGACGAAGACCTAGATCAAAAACACGTTTTGATCGTGGAGGACATTGTCGATACGGGCAACACACTAGAGCACATCATTTCTTCGTTGGAAAACGAAGGCACTGAGTCTGTCAAAATTTTGACTCTCTTTCACAAACCCGACATGTATACCAAAGACATCACAGTGGACTACATAGGCAAATCCATTCCCAATGATTTTGTCGTGGGCTATGGCATGGACTACAACGGCCATGGACGGACGTTCAAGGACTTGTACCAAATGCTTTAA
- a CDS encoding M20/M25/M40 family metallo-hydrolase has protein sequence MNKTDFELLQALCEVFAPSGNELAMKDYLIEYVESHSAQWKTRPDVIHGSAFQDCVILKFGKPRTAIFAHMDSIGFTVRYENQLVPIGSPEAETGYELVGEDAMGPIECRLKEEDGYLFYDFGRGIQSGTELVFKCDFRETENYVQSCYLDNRLGIYNVLKVAETLEDGLIVFSCGEEHGGGSVPFLCKYIYEHFGVKQALISDITWVTEGVQHGQGVAISMRDMSVPRRSYIDRILSLAKQSNIPYQIEVERSGGSDGREIQASPYPIDWCFVGAPEDHVHSPDEKVHKKDIQAMIDMYKYLMENL, from the coding sequence ATGAATAAAACAGATTTTGAGTTGCTCCAAGCTCTCTGCGAGGTCTTCGCGCCATCTGGCAATGAGCTCGCCATGAAAGACTACCTCATCGAGTATGTAGAATCCCACAGTGCTCAATGGAAGACACGCCCTGATGTAATTCATGGTTCGGCGTTTCAGGATTGTGTCATCCTGAAATTTGGCAAACCACGAACGGCTATTTTCGCTCACATGGACTCCATCGGGTTCACCGTGCGCTATGAAAACCAGCTCGTCCCCATCGGTAGTCCAGAAGCCGAAACGGGCTATGAACTCGTCGGCGAAGATGCCATGGGCCCCATCGAATGTCGGCTCAAAGAAGAAGACGGCTACTTGTTCTATGATTTTGGTAGAGGAATACAATCCGGTACAGAGCTGGTCTTCAAGTGTGACTTTAGAGAGACAGAGAACTATGTCCAATCCTGCTACCTCGACAACCGCCTTGGCATCTACAACGTCCTCAAGGTCGCAGAGACTCTCGAAGACGGCTTGATCGTATTCAGCTGTGGCGAAGAGCATGGCGGAGGCAGCGTTCCCTTCTTGTGCAAGTACATATATGAGCATTTTGGCGTCAAGCAAGCACTCATCTCAGACATCACTTGGGTCACCGAAGGGGTACAACACGGCCAAGGAGTCGCCATATCTATGCGCGACATGAGTGTCCCTCGCCGCTCCTACATCGACCGTATCCTTTCGCTAGCTAAGCAATCCAACATCCCCTATCAGATCGAAGTGGAGCGTAGCGGCGGCAGTGATGGCAGAGAGATCCAAGCCTCCCCTTACCCCATCGATTGGTGTTTCGTCGGGGCACCTGAGGACCATGTCCATTCGCCCGACGAAAAAGTTCACAAAAAGGACATACAGGCGATGATCGATATGTACAAATATCTCATGGAGAACCTTTAA